A genomic region of Cannabis sativa cultivar Pink pepper isolate KNU-18-1 chromosome 1, ASM2916894v1, whole genome shotgun sequence contains the following coding sequences:
- the LOC115705717 gene encoding 3-ketoacyl-CoA synthase 19 has product MSLVFGMEFLMVVSIVVSLSYALAYLLNHLLRRRDQCCYMLAYECYKPPEETKLSTDSCAQIVFRNKNLGVDEYRFLLKTMVSSGIGEETYCPKNVMEGREETPTLADALAEMDEVIFTTLDNLFAKTKSFITSPSEIDILVVNVSLLSVAPSLTSRIVNRYKMRENVMSFNLSGMGCSASIVAIDLVQHLFKNHKKVNAIVISTESFGPNWYCGKEKSMMLSNCLFRSGGCSMLFTNNRCLKQRAILQLKHLVRTHLGADDEAYQCCIQLEDDKGYQGFRLTKKLTKAASKALKLNLKVLVPKILPMRELLRFFISNNLRNKKRHNKTSFGLNFKTGAEHFCIHPGGRAVIDGVGMSLGLSEEDLEPSRMALHRFGNTSAGGFWYVLGYMEAKKRLKRGDRILMMSFGAGFKCNNCLWEVMKNLDDVNVWKDCIDQYPPKSLVNPFMEKYSWINDDYLGFVRFQR; this is encoded by the coding sequence atgtcTCTGGTATTTGGCATGGAGTTCCTTATGGTTGTGAGTATAGTAGTTTCACTATCATACGCCCTAGCATATCTCCTTAACCATCTTCTCCGACGACGAGACCAATGTTGCTACATGCTTGCCTACGAGTGTTACAAGCCCCCTGAGGAAACCAAACTCAGCACCGATTCATGTGCTCAAATCGTCTTCCGAAACAAGAACCTGGGCGTCGATGAGTACCGGTTCCTTCTCAAAACCATGGTCAGTTCCGGCATCGGAGAAGAAACCTACTGCCCAAAAAACGTAATGGAAGGAAGAGAAGAGACTCCGACTCTTGCCGACGCCTTGGCCGAGATGGACGAAGTCATATTCACCACACTCGACAACCTCTTCGCCAAAACGAAGTCGTTTATTACTTCCCCAAGCGAGATCGATATCCTCGTGGTCAACGTCTCGCTTCTCTCCGTGGCTCCTTCGTTGACTTCAAGAATAGTCAACCGTTACAAGATGAGAGAAAACGTCATGTCGTTTAACCTCTCAGGGATGGGTTGTAGCGCAAGCATCGTCGCTATAGATCTTGTTCAACACTTGTTCAAGAATCACAAGAAGGTTAACGCAATCGTCATTTCTACGGAGTCTTTTGGGCCTAATTGGTATTGTGGAAAAGAAAAATCAATGATGCTTTCCAACTGTTTGTTCAGATCAGGTGGTTGTTCTATGCTCTTTACAAACAACCGTTGTCTTAAGCAAAGAGCCATTTTACAGCTCAAACACCTCGTCAGAACCCATCTTGGTGCCGATGACGAGGCTTACCAGTGTTGTATTCAGTTAGAAGATGATAAAGGGTACCAAGGTTTTCGACTCACTAAGAAACTCACCAAGGCTGCTTCCAAGGCTTTGAAGCTCAACCTCAAAGTTTTGGTGCCTAAGATATTACCCATGAGAGAATTACTTCGGTTTTTCATATCTAACAATCTTAGAAACAAGAAACGTCACAACAAAACTTCATTCGGTTTGAACTTTAAGACAGGAGCTGAACACTTTTGTATTCACCCTGGAGGAAGGGCTGTGATCGATGGTGTTGGAATGAGTCTAGGGTTGAGCGAGGAAGACCTTGAGCCGTCTCGAATGGCGCTTCACCGGTTCGGAAACACATCGGCGGGTGGGTTTTGGTACGTGTTGGGTTACATGGAAGCTAAGAAGAGGTTAAAGAGAGGAGATAGGATTTTGATGATGAGTTTTGGAGCTGGTTTTAAGTGTAATAATTGTTTGTGGGAGGTGATGAAGAACTTGGATGATGTCAATGTGTGGA